From a single Arachis hypogaea cultivar Tifrunner chromosome 3, arahy.Tifrunner.gnm2.J5K5, whole genome shotgun sequence genomic region:
- the LOC112789738 gene encoding uncharacterized protein translates to MSSSIRARAWSVAASVGVVEAMKDQLGICRWNYAFRSAQQHVKNHVGSFSQTMKLSSSSSSSAMVATAKLREEKAKRSEESLRTVMYLSSWGPN, encoded by the coding sequence ATGAGTTCTTCGATCAGAGCAAGAGCATGGAGCGTCGCAGCTAGTGTTGGAGTTGTGGAGGCCATGAAGGATCAATTAGGTATATGCAGGTGGAACTACGCATTCAGATCTGCACAACAGCACGTCAAGAATCATGTTGGTTCTTTCTCTCAGACAATGaaactctcttcttcttcttcttcctcggctATGGTGGCCACCGCAAAGTTGAGAGAAGAAAAGGCGAAACGATCAGAGGAGTCTCTTAGGACAGTCATGTACTTAAGTTCTTGGGGTCCTAACTAA
- the LOC112789739 gene encoding external alternative NAD(P)H-ubiquinone oxidoreductase B3, mitochondrial-like has protein sequence MRWSSFYHTASRVFNEYPSWSKSAIVCTVISLGVCSSGGLVAYGEAVQSENVKEAPKKKVVILGTGWAGTSFLKSIRSSSYDIHVVSPRNYFAFTPLLPSVTCGTVEARSIVEPIRNISRKSGVNIEFSEAECYKIDPKNKKVYCRADPEKKMGGIEDFSLDYDYLVIAMGARSNTFNTPGVQEHAYFLKEVDDALRIRQKVVDLFEKASIPSISDEEKKKLLSFVIVGGGPTGVEFAAELHDFVHEDLSKLYPSLQRYVNITLLEAGDHILNMFDKRITEFAETKFKRDGIDVKLGSMVIKVSEREISAKDRVSGQVASIPHGMVVWSTGVGPRPEIIEFMKQVGQSNRRALATDEWLRVEGYDNIYALGDCATINQRKVMEDISLIFSKADKKNSGKLDLKEFQGVVDDIIERYPQVEIYLKKNQMKDIATLLKFSQESSVTVDIESFKSALSNVDTQMKNLPPTAQVAAQQGAYLADCFNRMEICERYPEGPLRFRGTGRHRFHPFRYKHFGQFAPLGGEQTAAQLPGDWISIGHSTQWLWYSIYASKLVSWRTRALVVSDWGRRFVFGRDSSRI, from the exons ATGCGTTGGTCATCCTTCTATCACACAGCATCAAGGGTTTTTAATGAGTATCCCAGCTGGTCCAAGTCTGCTATTGTATGCACTGTTATCAG tttgggGGTTTGCAGTAGTGGAGGCCTAGTGGCATATGGTGAAGCGGTACAAAGTGAGAATGTGAAAGAAGCCCCAAAAAAGAAAGTGGTGATTCTTGGAACTGGTTGGGCAGGAACCAGTTTTCTTAAGAGCATCAGAAGTTCATCTTATGATATCCATGTTGTTTCACCTCGTAACTATTTTGCATTCACCCCTTTGTTGCCAAGTGTCACTTGTGGCACTGTCGAAGCACGCAGCATTGTTGAACCCATTCGCAACATCTCAAGAAAG AGTGGTGTAAATATTGAATTCAGTGAAGCTGAATGCTATAAGATCGACCCGAAGAACAAGAAAGTTTACTGCCGTGCTGATCCAGAGAAAAAGATGGGTGGGATTGAAGATTTTTCCCTTGATTATGATTACCTTGTAATAGCCATGGGAGCACGTTCTAATACCTTCAACACACCTGGAGTTCAGGAACATGCTTACTTCTTGAAG GAAGTGGATGATGCTCTAAGAATCCGGCAAAAGGTGGTTGATCTTTTTGAGAAAGCAAGCATTCCATCCATAtctgatgaagagaagaagaagcttCTGAGTTTTGTGATTGTTGGAGGAGGCCCAACTGGGGTAGAGTTTGCTGCAGAACTTCATGACTTTGTTCATGAGGATCTTTCTAAACTCTATCCTTCTCTACAACGTTATGTCAATATCACTTTGCTGGAGGCCGGAGATCATATCTTAAACAt GTTTGACAAGAGAATCACAGAATTTGCTGAAACAAAGTTCAAAAGGGATGGCATAGATGTGAAGTTAGGATCTATGGTTATCAAAGTAAGTGAGAGAGAAATCTCGGCCAAAGACAGAGTAAGCGGTCAAGTTGCTTCCATACCTCATGGAATGGTAGTTTGGTCCACCGGCGTCGGTCCTCGACCAgaaataattgaatttatgaaaCAAGTTGGCCAG AGTAATAGACGTGCATTAGCCACTGATGAATGGCTAAGGGTGGAGGGATATGACAACATCTATGCTTTAGGTGATTGTGCTACTATAAATCAGAGGAAAGTTATG GAAGATATATCATTGATATTCAGCAAGGCAGACAAGAAGAACAGCGGGAAGTTGGATCTGAAAGAGTTTCAAGGCGTTGTGGACGACATCATAGAGAGGTACCCTCAGGTGGAGATTTATTTAAAGAAGAACCAAATGAAAGATATTGCTACCTTGCTCAAGTTTTCTCAAGAGAGCTCAGTTACTGTTGACATTGAATCCTTCAAATCTGCACTTTCCAATGTTGATACTCAAATGAAAAATCTCCCTCCAACTGCTCAG GTAGCTGCTCAACAAGGAGCGTATCTTGCAGATTGTTTCAACCGTATGGAGATATGCGAGCGGTATCCGGAAGGTCCTCTTAGATTCAGGGGAACCGGACGCCATCGCTTTCATCCCTTCAG GTACAAGCATTTTGGACAGTTCGCTCCTCTAGGAGGAGAACAAACTGCAGCTCAACTTCCGGGAGATTGGATTTCAATTGGCCATAGCACTCAATGGTTGTGGTATTCTATATATGCTAG CAAACTAGTGAGTTGGAGAACAAGAGCATTGGTGGTATCTGATTGGGGAAGAAGATTCGTATTTGGGAGGGACTCAAGTCGAATCTGA